A window of Hevea brasiliensis isolate MT/VB/25A 57/8 chromosome 14, ASM3005281v1, whole genome shotgun sequence contains these coding sequences:
- the LOC131172572 gene encoding receptor-like protein 9DC3 — protein MGWLARFLSFLLFHLYFHASSSLSFSFNSSFSAMLCQHDQSLALLQFKKTFSIRSDASPWESYFPYPKPYPKTESWKEGTDCCSWDGITCDFETGEASSATCKLKSLQILDLSNNSLNGFIPQCLGNFSKSLSVLHLGMNKFHGTIPETFSVGSSLRYLNFNGNQLQRKIPLSISNCRNLEILDLGNNNIDDSFPHFLGTLSNLQILILKSNKLHGLVKRPTANYSFSKLRIFYLSSNMFSGPLPAEYFNNFKAMVNSDVKMEYMGDPNNSYDYSVSLTLKGLEIELVKIQTLLTTIDLSGNKFTGKIPQLIGKLKSLKQLNLSHNQLTGNIQPSLGNLSNLESLDLSSNLLVGRIPMQLVDLTFLQVFRVSHNRLKGPIPEGNQFNTFDNTSYEGNLGLCGFPLEKCNSKESQQSAASKEDDSESKIGFGWKVVLAGYGCGVIFGIAMGYVVFKTRNPAWFVRMVEGFQKPKRFKN, from the exons ATGGGTTGGCTTGCTCGCTTTCTCAGCTTCCTTTTATTTCACTTGTATTTTCATGCTTCTTCTTCTCTATCTTTTTCTTTCAATTCCTCATTTTCGGCAATGTTGTGCCAACATGACCAGAGTCTTGCCTTGCTCCAATTCAAGAAAACCTTTTCCATTAGAAGTGATGCCTCTCCCTGGGAATCGTATTTCCCATACCCCAAGCCTTATCCCAAGACAGAGTCTTGGAAAGAGGGCACAGATTGCTGCTCGTGGGATGGGATCACCTGTGACTTTGAAACTG GAGAAGCCTCTTCTGCAACTTGCAAGCTAAAATCTCTTCAAATTCTTGACTTGTCAAACAATAGTTTGAACGGCTTCATCCCACAGTGTTTGGGAAATTTTAGCAAAAGTCTTTCAGTGTTGCATTTGGGCATGAACAAGTTTCATGGAACCATCCCTGAAACATTTTCAGTAGGCAGCAGCTTGAGATATTTGAACTTCAATGGCAATCAATTACAGAGGAAAATCCCACTGTCCATCTCCAATTGTAGAAATTTGGAAATATTAGATCTTGGAAACAATAATATAGATGACTCATTCCCGCATTTTCTAGGAACTCTTTCGAATCTGCAAATTCTAATTCTAAAATCCAATAAACTCCATGGTTTGGTGAAAAGGCCCACTGCCAATTATTCGTTCTCAAAGCTACGAATTTTTTATCTCTCCAGTAACATGTTTAGCGGACCTTTACCTGCAgagtatttcaataatttcaaagcAATGGTGAACTCTGATGTGAAAATGGAATACATGGGGGATCCAAATAATTCTTATGATTATTCTGTGAGTCTGACACTCAAAGGATTGGAGATTGAGTTGGTGAAAATCCAAACGCTTCTTACAACCATTGATTTGTCTGGTAATAAATTCACAGGAAAAATCCCACAGTTGATTGGAAAGCTTAAATCACTTAAGCAACTCAACTTATCTCACAATCAACTCACAGGCAATATTCAACCATCATTGGGGAATTTGAGCAATTTGGAATCACTAGACCTCTCTTCAAACCTTCTTGTTGGAAGGATTCCAATGCAATTGGTAGATTTGACATTTCTACAAGTATTTCGGGTTTCACATAATCGACTTAAAGGACCCATACCTGAAGGAAATCAATTCAACACATTCGACAACACTTCATACGAAGGAAATCTGGGATTATGTGGATTTCCACTAGAAAAATGCAACAGCAAGGAGAGCCAACAATCAGCAGCATCAAAAGAAGATGATTCTGAGTCTAAAATCGGATTTGGGTGGAAAGTTGTGTTGGCAGGGTATGGATGTGGGGTAATATTTGGTATAGCAATGGGATATGTTGTGTTTAAAACAAGAAATCCTGCATGGTTTGTGAGGATGGTTGAAGGATTTCAAAAGCCAAAAAGGTTCAAAAATTAA